A section of the Pseudovibrio sp. M1P-2-3 genome encodes:
- a CDS encoding crotonase/enoyl-CoA hydratase family protein translates to MVIEIEKKDGVQIVRLSRPEKKNALTSEMYDGMAEALMTADETVGCNLLLGQPGAFTAGNDIADFLQASQKDMSGSGVVTFLKALTDTKIPLVIGVDGLAVGVGTTMLFHADMVYATERSVFKAPFVELGLVPEAGSSLLAPAAMGHPKAFELLCLGEAFTPQKALAAGFVNELVSEQTLEEVAFATAKRIAGLPREAMRAARGLLKGKTTELSKRVEEEMVVFYQRLQSDEARKAFMAFMMKGKG, encoded by the coding sequence ATGGTTATTGAGATTGAGAAAAAGGACGGCGTTCAAATTGTGCGCCTCAGTCGGCCAGAGAAGAAAAATGCTTTGACCTCTGAGATGTACGATGGCATGGCCGAAGCTTTGATGACAGCAGATGAAACTGTTGGCTGCAACTTGCTTTTAGGGCAGCCGGGTGCGTTTACTGCTGGTAATGACATTGCAGACTTTCTGCAGGCTTCGCAAAAAGATATGTCTGGGAGCGGGGTTGTCACGTTTTTGAAGGCCCTCACTGATACAAAGATTCCTCTTGTTATTGGTGTAGATGGTCTTGCCGTGGGTGTTGGAACAACCATGTTGTTTCATGCGGATATGGTTTACGCAACAGAGCGTTCTGTCTTTAAAGCCCCGTTTGTTGAGCTGGGGCTTGTTCCTGAAGCAGGTTCCAGTTTGCTTGCTCCAGCAGCAATGGGGCATCCAAAAGCTTTTGAGCTCCTGTGTTTGGGTGAGGCGTTTACTCCACAAAAGGCTCTAGCAGCTGGGTTCGTAAATGAACTTGTTTCGGAGCAGACTCTTGAAGAGGTTGCATTTGCAACTGCAAAGAGAATTGCAGGCCTCCCACGTGAAGCAATGCGGGCGGCAAGAGGCTTGTTAAAAGGAAAAACTACTGAACTCAGCAAGCGTGTTGAAGAGGAGATGGTTGTTTTCTACCAGCGTCTCCAGTCTGATGAAGCACGTAAAGCCTTTATGGCCTTCATGATGAAGGGTAAAGGCTAA
- a CDS encoding J domain-containing protein, producing the protein MKDPYSVLGVSKSANDKEVKSAFRKLAKKYHPDQNADDPKAKEHFAEVNQAYEILGDKEKRGQFDRGEIDGEGKPKFYGGQGYGGFGQGGPRGGFGYQQGPGSAGGFDDILNDILGGFGGGQRRAGRGFGNTGASGSRQSQKPHPQKGADASIITRVSLEDLVTLGKARVKLPSGKTVDVKVPEGTQEGDKIRLKGQGYGSPNGGAAGDALVEVRFAKHKLFKTEDFDVHADLPITLYEAVLGNKIRVPTLEGAINLTVPANSSSGKTMRLKSKGLPKKGGERGDLYIHLQIALPDQSSEDLEELMRTWAETKQYSPRGSEFD; encoded by the coding sequence ATGAAAGATCCGTATTCTGTATTAGGTGTATCTAAATCAGCCAACGACAAAGAGGTTAAAAGCGCATTCCGCAAACTGGCCAAGAAATATCATCCTGACCAAAACGCTGATGATCCAAAAGCAAAAGAGCACTTTGCTGAAGTCAATCAGGCCTATGAGATTCTCGGTGATAAGGAGAAACGTGGGCAGTTTGATCGGGGTGAAATTGACGGTGAAGGCAAGCCCAAATTTTATGGTGGCCAAGGGTACGGTGGCTTTGGCCAAGGTGGTCCTCGTGGTGGGTTCGGATATCAACAGGGCCCCGGTTCGGCAGGCGGTTTCGACGATATCCTTAACGACATTCTAGGCGGATTTGGCGGAGGCCAACGCAGAGCGGGCCGCGGTTTTGGAAATACAGGTGCAAGTGGAAGCAGGCAAAGCCAGAAGCCACATCCTCAAAAAGGAGCCGATGCGAGCATCATTACCCGTGTTTCCCTTGAAGATTTGGTAACGCTTGGAAAGGCCCGCGTTAAACTACCCTCGGGAAAAACAGTTGATGTTAAAGTTCCGGAAGGAACGCAAGAAGGCGATAAAATTCGCTTGAAAGGGCAAGGCTACGGTTCCCCTAATGGTGGTGCAGCTGGGGATGCTTTGGTCGAAGTTCGCTTTGCAAAGCATAAACTGTTCAAAACAGAAGACTTCGACGTCCATGCCGACTTACCGATTACACTCTACGAGGCTGTTCTGGGAAACAAGATTCGTGTGCCCACGTTGGAAGGTGCGATCAATCTTACAGTGCCAGCTAACTCAAGCAGTGGTAAAACCATGCGCTTAAAAAGTAAGGGCCTTCCGAAAAAAGGCGGAGAACGCGGGGATCTTTATATCCATCTACAGATAGCCCTTCCCGATCAATCATCCGAGGATCTTGAGGAGTTGATGCGGACTTGGGCGGAAACTAAGCAGTATTCTCCGCGTGGATCAGAGTTTGATTAA
- a CDS encoding acyl-CoA dehydrogenase: MYRAPVNEIAFTLRHVIGLKEFQSLENQGELSDDLVDAILSEAAKFSEEEIAKLNRIGDEHGTKLVDGWVKTAPGWAEAYGQWRDAGWNALSGPVDFGGQGLPNMLYVAVMEMLNSACMAFALGPTLTMGSVEALEAHGSDYLKATYLEKLVTGEWTGTMNLTEPQAGSDLNELRAKAVPQGDGTYKISGQKIFISYGDHDMTDNLLHLVLARLPDAPAGTRGISLFAVPKRFVNSDGSLGELNDVRVAGIEHKLGIHASPTCTLSFGDNGGATGWLIGEENKGLACMFTMMNNARLAVGVQGVGVGERAFQAALNFSLERMQGRVSGPDGSQLAPIAAHPDVKRMLMSMKAQTQVARTLCYACAHALDMAKNAPEAADRKFWAERGSLLTPLAKSLSTDLSVEIASLGIQVHGGMGFIEETGAAQYMRDARITPIYEGTNGIQAMDLVMRKLPLSGGEQVTSLIKEIEQIAEDFSAENGLDLGDAPRNLEQAVADLNASTDWMKEAHAKGNVSEALAGATAYQRQFGLTLGAAYLAKGALASKEEEKNAREQRVLMARVFAETTLAETAGLKSAVVGAASAILAIEPENMLN, encoded by the coding sequence TTGGACTAAAAGAATTTCAGTCTCTTGAAAATCAAGGGGAACTTTCCGACGATCTGGTCGATGCGATTTTGTCAGAAGCCGCCAAGTTCTCTGAGGAAGAAATTGCAAAGCTCAACCGTATTGGAGATGAACACGGTACCAAGCTGGTTGATGGGTGGGTAAAAACGGCTCCGGGCTGGGCGGAAGCTTACGGGCAGTGGCGCGATGCGGGTTGGAACGCCTTGTCAGGACCAGTCGACTTTGGTGGGCAAGGGTTGCCCAACATGCTTTATGTTGCTGTAATGGAAATGCTCAACTCCGCATGTATGGCTTTTGCATTGGGCCCCACGTTGACTATGGGCTCCGTTGAAGCGTTGGAAGCTCACGGCTCTGACTACCTTAAAGCCACGTATCTTGAAAAGCTTGTTACAGGTGAGTGGACTGGAACCATGAACCTGACAGAACCACAGGCTGGTTCAGATTTGAACGAGTTACGCGCGAAAGCTGTTCCTCAGGGCGATGGAACCTATAAGATTTCAGGTCAGAAGATTTTCATTAGTTATGGCGATCACGACATGACTGATAACCTCTTGCACCTCGTTCTTGCTCGTCTTCCGGATGCGCCGGCAGGTACGCGCGGAATTTCACTATTCGCCGTCCCAAAAAGGTTTGTGAACAGTGATGGTTCATTGGGTGAATTGAATGACGTGCGTGTGGCCGGTATCGAGCACAAACTGGGTATTCATGCATCTCCAACATGTACGCTTTCTTTTGGTGATAATGGCGGAGCAACAGGTTGGTTGATTGGTGAGGAAAACAAGGGCCTCGCTTGCATGTTCACTATGATGAACAACGCCCGTCTGGCAGTTGGTGTTCAAGGTGTTGGTGTCGGTGAACGTGCTTTCCAAGCAGCCCTTAACTTCTCATTGGAAAGGATGCAAGGCCGTGTGAGTGGCCCGGATGGTTCTCAGCTTGCTCCTATTGCAGCTCACCCAGATGTAAAACGCATGCTCATGAGTATGAAGGCGCAAACACAGGTTGCCCGCACACTTTGTTATGCCTGTGCACATGCATTGGATATGGCCAAGAATGCGCCAGAGGCAGCGGATCGAAAATTCTGGGCGGAGCGCGGCAGCCTGCTGACCCCTCTTGCAAAGTCCCTATCGACAGATTTGTCTGTTGAAATTGCGTCTTTGGGTATTCAGGTTCATGGTGGTATGGGCTTTATCGAAGAAACCGGTGCAGCCCAGTATATGCGTGATGCGCGCATTACTCCAATATATGAAGGTACAAACGGTATTCAGGCAATGGATCTGGTCATGCGTAAGCTGCCACTTTCCGGCGGCGAACAGGTCACTAGCCTGATTAAGGAAATTGAACAGATTGCTGAGGATTTTTCTGCTGAAAATGGCCTCGATCTTGGTGACGCGCCACGTAATCTAGAGCAAGCTGTTGCCGATTTGAATGCGTCTACGGACTGGATGAAGGAAGCACATGCCAAGGGCAATGTTTCTGAAGCTTTGGCGGGTGCGACAGCTTATCAGCGTCAGTTTGGATTAACACTTGGCGCGGCATACCTTGCCAAGGGAGCCTTGGCTTCCAAGGAAGAAGAGAAAAATGCTCGGGAGCAGCGTGTTCTTATGGCACGCGTATTTGCTGAAACTACATTGGCTGAAACTGCTGGATTGAAGTCAGCAGTAGTGGGAGCAGCCTCTGCAATTCTGGCAATAGAACCCGAGAATATGCTTAATTAA